A genomic region of Fundidesulfovibrio terrae contains the following coding sequences:
- a CDS encoding iron-sulfur cluster assembly scaffold protein → MKSTKKDSFADVIRPVDNCNAEGVHGCTTCKKAITVQLRIVDEVVADAGGKAEGCFYSRQCLAALINMVKGKSIYDLYPLTNEDLRPALSVVKDDYDCDVFTIGALKLALRDWEKKAAA, encoded by the coding sequence ATGAAGTCCACCAAGAAGGACTCTTTTGCCGACGTGATTCGTCCTGTCGATAATTGTAACGCCGAAGGCGTACATGGCTGTACCACCTGCAAGAAGGCCATCACCGTCCAGCTTCGCATCGTCGATGAAGTCGTGGCCGACGCCGGAGGCAAGGCCGAGGGCTGCTTCTACAGCCGCCAGTGCCTGGCCGCCCTGATCAACATGGTCAAGGGCAAGTCCATCTACGACCTCTACCCCCTTACCAATGAAGACCTTCGTCCCGCCCTCTCCGTGGTGAAGGACGACTACGACTGCGACGTCTTCACCATCGGCGCGCTGAAGCTTGCGCTGCGCGATTGGGAAAAGAAAGCAGCCGCGTAA
- a CDS encoding zinc/iron-chelating domain-containing protein, with protein MPVTRRSDPKAAAPRPLADAQVCARCALVNPTCCRLTPGEEDLCFPVSEIERQRIVEFGPSKGGLTGSPNSKSFLDNLLRLFPRDKAHLATVFPHHGEHLRLATLPDGSCTFLGPTGCVLTREARPYYCRLFPFWVSAGAVAAFDVKTCLACHEGRTVMKMLPLLETTRAVVLELHGRMRMAWGMAPSDE; from the coding sequence ATGCCAGTGACCAGACGATCAGACCCGAAAGCCGCCGCGCCGCGCCCCCTGGCCGACGCCCAGGTGTGCGCGCGCTGCGCCCTGGTCAATCCCACCTGCTGCCGCCTGACCCCGGGCGAGGAGGACCTCTGCTTTCCCGTCTCTGAGATCGAGCGCCAGCGCATCGTGGAATTCGGCCCGAGCAAGGGCGGGCTTACCGGCTCGCCCAATTCCAAGTCGTTCCTGGACAACCTGCTGCGCCTGTTCCCGCGCGACAAGGCGCATCTGGCCACGGTCTTCCCGCATCACGGCGAGCACCTGCGGCTGGCCACGCTCCCGGACGGCTCCTGCACTTTTCTCGGCCCGACCGGGTGCGTTCTGACCCGTGAGGCCAGACCCTATTATTGCCGTCTGTTCCCGTTTTGGGTATCGGCAGGGGCCGTCGCGGCCTTCGACGTCAAGACGTGCCTGGCCTGCCATGAGGGCCGCACCGTGATGAAGATGCTCCCCTTGCTGGAAACGACCCGCGCCGTGGTCCTCGAGTTGCATGGACGCATGCGCATGGCCTGGGGAATGGCCCCGAGCGACGAGTGA
- a CDS encoding penicillin-binding protein 1A yields the protein MRKFLLFSAILVALGIVGAGVGLVGVYFWAASDLPGFKNLTEYKPPVVSTVFTRDGKVLGNLFAEKRFLANLGEMPPFLPKAFLAAEDSSFYIHEGVDPLAIFRAFLKNLQHGGIRQGGSTITQQIVKRLLLTPEKSLKRKLKEAILAYRLERYLTKDEILTIYLNQIYLGSRAYGVEAAARTYFGVHVGQLTLAQAAILAGLPQAPSRYSPLKDFEAAKARQRYVLGRMLELGWISQQEHDAAVKEQLVFKSMDEQNWGVGAYYLEEVRRWLVERFGEDMVYTGGLKVTTGCDLFHQEAAEKALKNALVASSKRRGWRGTLDTLTPDKWNEFLAQDVNPEALKSGQWIKALVTEASGKGLVVKYGKNTGLIDAKYLGWTRGKGPRPGEVVYVSLAPEDPKGKGKSAKAPRAGEDLILQQEPDVQGAMASLDPKTGEVLAVVGGYSFEKSQFNRATQALRQCGSAFKPIVYSAAMDEGMTPGTVVMDSPFVYEDPITHKVWKPENYEGGFLGPMTLRAALAKSRNLVTIRVAQQIGIQKVIARAKAMGIESELGPYLPISLGAGAVHLINLCQAYTAFANGGVQVKPRFVMSVQGPGGEDLYKSEPEYHEAMSPQTAFIMDAMLKEVVRAGTAGKAMVIGKPLAGKTGTTNDEQDVWFMGFSPYLLTGVYIGFDQLQSLGKGESGGTTALPAFIEYRLAVEPFYPTEDFPQPPGIVWGSVDGVSMPFKEGQEKSAYAGIIGGEGNVNFSDPNAPLATGEELLKQMY from the coding sequence ATGCGTAAATTTTTGCTTTTCTCTGCCATACTTGTGGCGCTCGGCATCGTGGGCGCCGGCGTGGGGCTGGTGGGCGTCTATTTCTGGGCGGCCAGCGATTTGCCGGGATTTAAGAACCTGACCGAGTACAAACCTCCCGTGGTGTCCACGGTGTTCACCCGCGACGGCAAGGTGCTGGGCAACCTGTTCGCCGAGAAGCGCTTCCTGGCCAACCTGGGCGAGATGCCGCCGTTTCTGCCCAAGGCCTTCCTGGCCGCCGAGGACTCCTCCTTCTACATCCACGAAGGCGTGGACCCCTTGGCCATCTTCCGGGCCTTCCTCAAGAACCTCCAGCACGGCGGGATCAGGCAGGGCGGCTCCACCATCACCCAGCAGATCGTCAAGCGCCTGCTGCTCACCCCGGAAAAGAGCCTCAAACGCAAGCTCAAGGAAGCCATCCTGGCCTACCGCCTGGAGCGCTACCTCACCAAGGACGAAATCCTCACCATCTATCTCAACCAGATCTATCTCGGCTCGCGCGCCTACGGCGTGGAGGCGGCCGCGCGCACCTACTTCGGCGTGCACGTGGGCCAGCTGACCCTGGCCCAGGCCGCCATCCTGGCCGGGCTCCCCCAGGCCCCCAGCCGCTACAGCCCCCTCAAGGACTTCGAAGCGGCCAAGGCCCGCCAGCGCTACGTCCTGGGCCGCATGCTGGAGCTTGGCTGGATCAGCCAGCAGGAGCATGACGCCGCCGTCAAGGAGCAGCTGGTCTTCAAGAGCATGGACGAGCAGAACTGGGGCGTGGGCGCCTACTATCTCGAAGAGGTGCGCCGCTGGCTGGTGGAGCGCTTCGGCGAGGACATGGTCTATACCGGAGGCCTCAAGGTGACCACCGGCTGCGACCTGTTCCACCAGGAAGCCGCCGAGAAGGCCCTCAAAAACGCCCTGGTGGCCTCGTCCAAGCGCCGGGGTTGGCGGGGCACGCTGGACACCCTCACCCCCGACAAGTGGAACGAATTCCTGGCCCAGGACGTGAACCCCGAAGCGCTCAAGTCCGGACAGTGGATCAAGGCCCTGGTCACGGAAGCCTCCGGCAAGGGCCTGGTGGTCAAGTACGGAAAGAACACCGGCCTCATCGACGCCAAATACCTGGGCTGGACGCGCGGCAAGGGTCCCAGGCCCGGCGAGGTGGTCTACGTGTCCCTGGCTCCCGAGGACCCCAAGGGCAAGGGCAAGTCCGCCAAGGCCCCCCGCGCCGGCGAGGACCTCATCCTCCAGCAGGAGCCGGACGTTCAAGGCGCCATGGCCTCCCTGGACCCCAAGACCGGCGAGGTGCTGGCCGTGGTGGGCGGCTATTCCTTCGAGAAGAGCCAGTTCAACCGCGCCACCCAGGCCCTGCGGCAGTGCGGCTCGGCCTTCAAGCCCATCGTCTACTCGGCGGCCATGGACGAAGGCATGACCCCGGGCACCGTGGTCATGGACAGCCCCTTCGTCTACGAAGACCCCATTACCCACAAAGTCTGGAAGCCCGAGAACTACGAGGGCGGATTCCTCGGCCCCATGACCCTGCGCGCCGCTCTGGCCAAGTCGCGAAATCTCGTCACCATCCGGGTGGCCCAGCAGATCGGCATCCAGAAGGTCATCGCCCGGGCCAAGGCCATGGGCATCGAGTCGGAGCTCGGGCCCTACCTGCCCATTTCGCTGGGCGCGGGCGCGGTGCACCTGATCAACCTCTGCCAGGCCTACACCGCCTTCGCCAACGGCGGCGTGCAGGTGAAGCCGCGCTTCGTCATGAGCGTGCAGGGGCCGGGCGGCGAGGATCTCTACAAGTCCGAACCCGAATACCACGAGGCCATGTCCCCCCAGACCGCCTTCATCATGGACGCCATGCTCAAGGAAGTGGTGCGCGCGGGCACCGCGGGCAAGGCCATGGTCATCGGCAAGCCCCTTGCGGGCAAGACCGGCACCACCAACGACGAGCAGGACGTCTGGTTCATGGGCTTCTCCCCCTATCTGCTCACCGGCGTCTACATCGGCTTCGACCAGCTGCAGTCGCTGGGCAAGGGCGAATCCGGCGGCACCACCGCGTTGCCCGCCTTCATCGAATACCGCCTGGCCGTGGAGCCGTTCTATCCCACCGAGGACTTCCCCCAGCCTCCGGGCATCGTGTGGGGCAGCGTGGACGGCGTGTCCATGCCCTTCAAGGAAGGCCAGGAGAAGAGCGCCTACGCCGGCATCATCGGAGGCGAAGGCAACGTCAATTTCTCCGACCCCAACGCGCCGCTGGCTACGGGCGAGGAACTGCTCAAGCAGATGTATTGA
- a CDS encoding WapI family immunity protein — protein MTLHFDGGWIILTTQGYEYTSATDYHDANWLRCNLEFKIDGLTGKENIFFLTTDIISFKHELQILNKSLQGSAVLSSTDNDTRIEVKSGSRGDLTVSGHITKIGTAQYSIDFNATSDQTMMTRCLEDLQLISEQYPTINIPS, from the coding sequence ATGACCCTTCACTTTGATGGCGGGTGGATCATACTCACCACTCAAGGATATGAATACACATCAGCCACAGACTACCACGATGCAAACTGGCTAAGATGCAACTTAGAGTTTAAAATTGACGGCTTGACAGGAAAAGAAAATATTTTTTTCTTAACGACAGACATCATCTCATTCAAACATGAACTACAAATACTAAATAAATCTCTACAAGGTTCCGCCGTACTATCCAGCACGGACAACGATACCCGCATAGAAGTCAAATCTGGCTCAAGAGGAGACCTAACTGTATCCGGCCACATCACAAAAATTGGCACTGCACAATACAGTATCGATTTCAACGCCACCTCTGATCAAACCATGATGACAAGATGTTTAGAGGACCTTCAACTAATCTCTGAACAATATCCGACGATCAATATCCCAAGCTAA
- a CDS encoding peptidase U32 family protein, with amino-acid sequence MNHIPEILAPAGDANSFLAALAAGADAVYCGLKHFSARMQAENFSIQELARLTTLAHNMGRKVYVAMNTLAKPGEEAKAGRLADRLAKVVKPDAIIAQDLGVAAVIRQAGYTGEIHLSTLANVSSPTALSLMPSLGISRVVLPRELNVDEMRLMAEACPEGVDLEAFVHGALCHNVSGRCWWSSFLGGKSGLRGRCVQPCRRVFTRKGQPGRYFSCQDLSLDVLAKALLTIPQVKAWKIEGRKKGPHYVFYATTAYKVLRDSPDDPQAKKAALSYIEQALGRPTTHYGFLPQKSRDPVDSQAQTGSGKLVGRLTMSEARKYFVNPRQPLLAGDLLRLGYEDEAGHQVVRVTRSIPKGGRYDLTLAGKGRERPRAGMNVFLIDRREPDLVRRINALEAELSRIPEVDSVESSFEPTFPKPYRAPRGVRAESIHIWRQPPKGPAKGTAGVWVSATKTQHLPLGRAASTWWWLPPVVWPNEEKDFLDILEIILKRGGKRFVLNAPWQTGLIGRKRREMELWAGPFCNVSNPLALSKLKDMGFDGAVVSPELSGEDIMRLPKMSPLPLGIVTHGLWPLGISRTMTPEVKSCEPISSPKGEVCFVTRYGQNFWIYPNWELDLSEKEENLTKAGYLHIIHMREPLPKTIERKERGCVFNWEIGVL; translated from the coding sequence ATGAACCACATTCCCGAAATTCTTGCTCCCGCCGGCGACGCCAATTCCTTCCTTGCCGCCCTTGCCGCCGGAGCCGACGCAGTCTACTGCGGCCTCAAGCATTTTTCCGCCCGCATGCAGGCCGAAAACTTCTCCATCCAGGAGCTGGCGCGGCTGACCACGCTGGCCCACAACATGGGCCGCAAGGTCTACGTGGCCATGAACACCCTGGCCAAGCCCGGTGAGGAAGCCAAGGCCGGACGCCTGGCAGACCGCCTGGCCAAGGTGGTCAAGCCCGACGCCATCATCGCCCAGGACCTGGGCGTGGCCGCCGTGATCCGCCAGGCCGGGTACACGGGCGAAATCCACCTCTCCACCCTGGCCAACGTGTCCTCCCCCACGGCCCTGTCGCTCATGCCGAGCCTCGGCATCAGCCGCGTGGTGCTGCCGCGCGAGCTCAACGTGGACGAGATGCGCCTCATGGCCGAAGCCTGCCCCGAAGGCGTCGATCTGGAAGCCTTCGTGCACGGCGCGCTGTGCCACAACGTGTCGGGCCGCTGCTGGTGGTCGAGCTTCCTCGGCGGCAAGAGCGGGCTTCGCGGCCGCTGCGTGCAGCCCTGCCGCCGGGTGTTCACCCGCAAGGGCCAGCCGGGACGCTACTTCTCCTGCCAGGACCTGTCGCTCGACGTGCTGGCCAAGGCCCTCTTGACCATCCCCCAGGTGAAGGCCTGGAAGATCGAAGGCCGCAAGAAAGGCCCCCACTACGTCTTCTACGCCACCACGGCCTACAAAGTGCTGCGCGACTCCCCGGACGACCCGCAGGCCAAGAAGGCCGCGCTCTCCTACATCGAGCAGGCGCTGGGCAGGCCCACCACCCACTACGGATTCCTGCCCCAGAAGTCCCGCGACCCCGTGGACTCCCAGGCCCAGACCGGCTCCGGCAAGCTGGTGGGACGCCTCACCATGAGCGAGGCCCGCAAGTACTTCGTCAACCCGCGCCAGCCGCTTCTGGCCGGAGACCTCCTGCGCCTGGGCTACGAGGACGAGGCCGGCCACCAGGTGGTGCGCGTCACCCGCTCCATCCCCAAGGGCGGACGCTACGATCTGACCCTGGCCGGCAAGGGCCGCGAGCGTCCCCGTGCGGGCATGAACGTGTTCCTCATCGACCGCCGCGAGCCTGACCTTGTGCGCCGCATAAACGCCCTGGAGGCCGAGCTGAGCAGGATTCCCGAGGTGGACTCCGTGGAATCCTCCTTCGAACCCACGTTCCCCAAGCCCTACCGGGCCCCGCGCGGCGTTCGGGCCGAATCCATCCACATCTGGCGCCAGCCCCCCAAGGGACCGGCCAAGGGCACTGCGGGCGTGTGGGTGTCGGCCACCAAGACCCAGCATCTGCCGCTTGGGCGCGCCGCCTCCACCTGGTGGTGGCTGCCCCCGGTCGTCTGGCCCAACGAGGAAAAGGACTTCCTGGACATCCTGGAGATCATCCTCAAGCGCGGCGGCAAACGCTTCGTGCTGAACGCCCCCTGGCAGACCGGGCTCATCGGCCGCAAGCGCCGCGAGATGGAGCTGTGGGCCGGGCCGTTCTGCAACGTGTCCAACCCGCTGGCCCTGAGCAAGCTCAAGGACATGGGCTTCGACGGCGCCGTGGTCAGCCCGGAGCTCTCCGGCGAGGACATCATGCGCCTGCCCAAGATGAGCCCGCTGCCGCTGGGCATCGTGACCCACGGCCTGTGGCCGCTGGGCATCAGCCGCACCATGACCCCGGAAGTGAAGTCCTGCGAGCCCATCTCGAGCCCCAAGGGCGAAGTGTGCTTCGTGACCCGCTACGGCCAGAACTTCTGGATCTACCCCAACTGGGAGCTGGATCTCTCGGAGAAGGAAGAGAATCTGACCAAGGCCGGATACCTGCACATCATCCACATGAGGGAGCCCCTGCCCAAGACCATTGAGAGGAAGGAACGCGGCTGCGTGTTCAACTGGGAGATCGGGGTGTTGTAA